One window of Mycoplasma cottewii genomic DNA carries:
- the purB gene encoding adenylosuccinate lyase, producing the protein MIKRYEVKEIAKIWSDENKYNIWLKVEQLVCEAWSELGYIDKTDIDKINNNLKVDLNRMLEIEAETKHDVVAFTRMLSEQLNDESKWIHLGITSTDIVDTAQNYLIKLSNIVVEKELENISSTLKKLALENKKTLIMGRTHGMYGEPTSLGLKFALWFDEIQRQINRFKLAKQDIEVAKISGSMGNYANLEVEVEKYVADKLDMQVDNLSTQVCQRDRHIFLVEVFANIATTLEKISTEIRLLQRSDVNELAEGFSKNQKGSSSMPHKKNPISSENIAGLSRYIKSQVLTVLENNNLWHERDISHSSNERIYLPEIFNLLVYVIRRTNDTLENIVINHQQMLNHINEAKNIYFSQRILTYILINCKNVTREEIYDQVQAITLKCLKDKLDFKNEVLQSSLTNYVAKEKLESLFDNNFFLRHVDYIFNRVFK; encoded by the coding sequence ATGATTAAAAGATACGAAGTTAAAGAAATAGCAAAAATATGAAGTGATGAAAACAAATATAACATTTGACTAAAAGTTGAACAACTAGTTTGTGAAGCTTGATCTGAATTAGGTTATATTGATAAAACTGATATTGATAAAATTAACAACAATTTAAAAGTAGATCTAAATAGAATGTTAGAAATTGAAGCTGAAACAAAACATGACGTTGTTGCTTTTACAAGAATGTTATCTGAACAATTAAATGATGAAAGTAAATGAATACATTTAGGAATCACTTCAACTGATATTGTAGATACTGCTCAAAATTATTTAATTAAACTATCTAATATTGTTGTTGAAAAAGAATTAGAAAATATTTCTTCAACTCTTAAAAAATTAGCACTAGAAAACAAAAAAACATTAATCATGGGAAGAACTCATGGAATGTATGGAGAACCAACTAGTTTAGGTTTAAAATTCGCTTTATGATTCGATGAAATTCAAAGACAAATTAATCGTTTTAAATTAGCTAAACAAGATATAGAAGTAGCTAAAATTTCTGGATCTATGGGAAATTATGCTAATTTAGAAGTAGAAGTTGAAAAATATGTAGCTGACAAATTAGATATGCAAGTTGATAATTTATCAACTCAAGTTTGTCAAAGAGATAGACACATATTCTTAGTTGAAGTATTTGCAAATATTGCAACAACTTTAGAAAAAATTTCAACTGAAATTAGATTATTACAAAGAAGTGATGTTAATGAATTAGCTGAAGGATTTAGTAAAAATCAAAAAGGAAGTTCATCAATGCCACATAAGAAAAATCCTATATCAAGTGAAAATATTGCTGGGTTAAGTCGTTATATTAAATCTCAAGTTTTAACAGTTTTAGAAAATAATAATTTATGACATGAACGTGATATTTCACATTCATCAAATGAAAGAATCTATTTACCTGAAATATTTAATTTACTAGTTTATGTAATTAGAAGAACAAATGATACACTAGAAAATATTGTTATTAATCATCAACAAATGTTAAATCATATTAACGAAGCTAAAAATATTTATTTTTCTCAAAGAATATTAACTTATATTTTAATAAATTGTAAAAATGTCACTAGAGAAGAAATTTACGATCAAGTTCAAGCAATTACATTAAAATGTTTAAAAGATAAATTAGATTTCAAAAATGAAGTTTTACAAAGTTCATTAACAAATTATGTAGCAAAAGAAAAACTAGAATCTTTATTTGATAATAATTTCTTTTTAAGACATGTTGATTACATTTTTAATAGAGTTTTTAAATAG
- a CDS encoding rhodanese-like domain-containing protein → MNKISISNEEFFQLIDQGWKVIDVRDQYEYQNFKRFEPSENISYPEVINNPQFRWPDINEKLIIVCNHGNRSGLTARFLQKMGYKNVYVLDRGIYSLD, encoded by the coding sequence GTGAATAAAATTAGTATTTCAAATGAAGAGTTTTTTCAACTTATAGATCAAGGTTGAAAAGTTATCGATGTTAGAGATCAATATGAATATCAAAACTTCAAAAGATTTGAACCAAGTGAAAATATTTCATATCCTGAAGTTATAAATAATCCACAATTTAGATGACCTGATATTAATGAAAAATTAATCATAGTATGTAATCACGGAAATAGATCTGGACTTACTGCTAGATTCTTACAAAAAATGGGTTATAAAAATGTTTATGTTTTAGATCGTGGAATTTATTCATTAGACTAA
- a CDS encoding sulfatase-like hydrolase/transferase — translation MSQKSKKILDKVLHIFIYVIFLCLFFTFLYTRLNSNYLQTVTFFAIPLKHKVLAIIGDISILLVLFSVILLFKNKLIRILLMNLVLILLIVYLFMNFGVSKYATTAFPFYDHKIENASQFYINAGKNAGAGYFLEYKFYLLIIYIILFDIYAITYLILNRKYFKDVNVKKNKSNFSIRLFKRFLISMCLFSGGLTTSFLTFWNYNTFLKNTVQVESSNQTLMMQMMGKLNYVLYSSYDPFVKNNQKLDIDKDKLNINKYSRLNSYSKNILANDKKNLDANSKIYKIKDSIKNIIYVQFESTNHLFSAKDNIFTNTDYLPNLRALLKESYVLDNFYSNAGVGNSADGTLGVSTGIIPTGNRVSSKELKRTKSEIQFSLPRVLTDFNNYIFEPNNLEFYHYNHFFEKSLGHQNRYYFTDDKKYRNDDKFNVFNFKEIKNLDGSNNIKPTLNLFNTDVINDQILPSLIYDVITNNNNPNKKDKNFFHVNLLFPHAPFNYYKNKVEIKNDNLNKLSTEGRRYLNAAIDFDNVIKQFIKLGNKLKDTMFVFYSDHPHTGLNKNDLEIYYNKKLTWLEYVKLRQKILAFVYIPDKNNDPNSNQAKGILKGVNKNVRSHIDIYATMLELFSNNKDYHYFGTNIFTDEKTYNLDPRNMLLITDDFSILGNTTYSSKDEIMYEISNENIDLNMVLDKYNLIKQDKIIKDKYFMQNKLNELYSNKI, via the coding sequence ATGTCACAAAAATCTAAAAAAATATTAGACAAAGTTTTACATATATTTATATATGTAATCTTTTTATGTTTATTTTTCACTTTTCTTTATACAAGATTAAATAGTAATTATTTACAAACTGTAACGTTTTTTGCCATACCTTTAAAACATAAAGTATTAGCTATTATAGGAGATATCTCAATACTTTTAGTATTATTTAGTGTAATACTTTTATTTAAAAATAAATTAATAAGAATTCTATTAATGAACCTAGTTCTAATTTTATTAATTGTCTATCTATTCATGAATTTTGGAGTTTCAAAATATGCAACTACAGCATTTCCTTTTTATGATCATAAAATAGAAAATGCTAGTCAATTTTATATAAATGCTGGAAAAAATGCAGGAGCGGGTTACTTTTTAGAGTATAAATTCTACCTTCTGATAATTTATATAATTCTTTTTGATATTTATGCAATAACATATCTTATTTTGAATAGAAAGTATTTTAAAGATGTTAATGTTAAGAAAAACAAATCTAATTTTTCAATAAGATTATTTAAAAGATTTCTAATTTCTATGTGTTTATTTTCTGGTGGATTAACTACTTCATTTTTAACATTTTGAAATTATAATACTTTCTTAAAAAATACTGTACAAGTTGAATCATCTAATCAAACTTTAATGATGCAAATGATGGGTAAATTAAATTATGTACTTTATTCAAGTTATGATCCATTTGTTAAAAATAATCAAAAATTAGATATTGATAAAGACAAATTAAATATCAATAAATATTCTAGATTAAATAGTTATTCTAAAAATATATTAGCTAATGATAAAAAGAATTTAGATGCTAATTCAAAAATTTATAAAATTAAAGATTCAATAAAAAACATAATTTATGTTCAATTTGAATCAACTAATCATTTATTTAGCGCTAAAGATAATATTTTCACTAACACTGATTATCTACCAAACTTAAGAGCATTATTAAAAGAATCATATGTGTTAGACAACTTCTATTCAAATGCAGGAGTTGGTAATTCAGCTGACGGTACACTAGGAGTTTCAACTGGAATTATACCAACAGGAAATAGAGTAAGTTCTAAAGAATTAAAAAGAACAAAAAGTGAAATTCAATTTTCACTACCTAGAGTATTAACTGATTTTAATAACTATATTTTTGAACCAAATAACTTAGAGTTTTATCACTATAATCATTTCTTTGAAAAATCTTTAGGTCATCAAAATAGATATTATTTTACAGATGATAAAAAATATAGAAATGATGATAAATTCAATGTTTTCAACTTTAAAGAAATCAAAAATCTAGATGGATCAAACAATATAAAACCTACTTTAAACTTATTTAATACTGATGTTATTAATGATCAAATACTACCTAGTTTAATTTATGATGTTATTACCAATAATAACAATCCTAACAAGAAAGATAAAAACTTCTTTCATGTAAATTTATTATTCCCACATGCTCCATTTAACTATTATAAAAATAAAGTAGAAATTAAAAATGATAATCTTAATAAACTATCAACTGAAGGTAGAAGATATTTAAATGCTGCTATTGATTTTGACAATGTTATTAAACAATTTATAAAATTAGGTAATAAATTAAAAGATACTATGTTTGTATTTTATAGCGATCATCCACATACTGGATTAAATAAAAATGATTTAGAAATCTATTATAATAAGAAATTAACTTGATTAGAATATGTAAAACTAAGACAAAAAATCCTTGCTTTTGTTTATATTCCAGATAAAAATAACGATCCAAACAGTAATCAAGCTAAAGGTATATTAAAAGGCGTAAATAAAAACGTTAGAAGTCATATTGATATTTATGCAACTATGTTAGAGTTATTTTCAAACAATAAAGATTATCATTATTTTGGAACTAATATTTTTACAGATGAAAAAACATATAATCTAGATCCTAGAAATATGTTATTAATTACTGATGATTTTTCTATTTTAGGAAATACTACTTATTCATCTAAAGACGAAATAATGTATGAAATTAGTAATGAAAATATAGATTTAAACATGGTTTTAGATAAATATAACTTAATAAAACAAGACAAAATTATCAAAGATAAATACTTTATGCAAAATAAATTAAATGAACTATATTCTAATAAAATTTAA
- the rpiB gene encoding ribose 5-phosphate isomerase B, whose product MDKIYIGNDHTAVEMKNAIKKHLTEKGYEVVDLGNSDGQSCNYASIGYDVAKHVVEDKNSKGIVLCGSGIGISIAANKVQGARAALVYETQAAKLSRLHNDANILATGARFIAVEKSLELVDTFLNTDFEAGRHIERVCTLNEFKN is encoded by the coding sequence ATGGATAAAATTTATATTGGAAACGATCATACAGCAGTTGAAATGAAAAACGCTATTAAAAAACACTTAACAGAAAAAGGTTATGAAGTTGTTGATTTAGGAAATAGCGATGGTCAATCATGTAATTATGCAAGCATAGGATATGACGTTGCTAAACATGTTGTAGAAGATAAAAATAGTAAAGGTATTGTACTTTGTGGTTCTGGAATTGGAATTAGTATTGCTGCTAATAAAGTTCAAGGAGCAAGAGCTGCTTTAGTTTATGAAACTCAAGCCGCAAAACTTTCACGTTTGCATAATGATGCTAATATTTTAGCAACTGGAGCAAGATTTATTGCTGTAGAAAAATCGTTAGAACTAGTAGATACATTTTTAAATACAGATTTTGAAGCAGGACGACACATAGAAAGGGTTTGTACATTAAATGAATTCAAAAATTAA
- the glyA gene encoding serine hydroxymethyltransferase, with amino-acid sequence MNSKINEKILIPLRKELERQQNHIELIASENFVSEAVLKLNGSILTNKYAEGYPGKRYYGGCEFVDEIESLGIETIKNLFKADHANLQPHSGSSANEAAYRAILNQGDKVVAMSLDAGGHLTHGYPINFSGSSYDFRFYGVSKETEQLDYDEIEKIVLEHQPKLVVAGASAYSRIIDFKKFREIADKVGAMLMVDMAHIAGLVAAGVHPNPMEYADIVTTTTHKTLRGSRGGVILCKEQYAKKVDSAVFPGSQGGPLENQIAGKTQAFLEASTPEFVEYAKQIVANTRAFANELQNQGFRLVAGGSDNHLITIDVKSTIGITGKVAEKTLEKIGIVANKNMIPFDQEKPFYTSGVRFGTPAMTTRGFKEVTFIKVAQIIGSALKDRSEENLEQLSKQVTEICKQFPIYQNIEY; translated from the coding sequence ATGAATTCAAAAATTAATGAAAAAATATTAATTCCATTAAGAAAGGAATTAGAAAGACAACAAAATCATATAGAATTAATCGCATCTGAAAACTTCGTTTCAGAAGCAGTTTTAAAATTAAATGGATCAATTTTAACTAATAAATATGCCGAAGGATATCCAGGAAAAAGATATTATGGAGGTTGTGAATTTGTTGATGAAATTGAAAGTTTAGGAATCGAAACAATTAAAAACTTATTTAAAGCAGATCACGCTAATCTTCAACCTCACTCAGGAAGTTCAGCAAACGAAGCAGCATATAGAGCTATTTTAAATCAGGGTGATAAAGTTGTTGCTATGAGTTTAGATGCCGGAGGACACTTAACACATGGTTATCCAATTAACTTTTCAGGATCAAGTTATGACTTTAGATTTTATGGTGTAAGTAAAGAAACTGAACAATTAGACTATGATGAAATTGAAAAAATTGTTTTAGAACACCAACCAAAATTAGTTGTAGCAGGAGCAAGTGCTTATTCAAGAATTATTGACTTTAAAAAATTCCGTGAAATAGCTGATAAAGTAGGGGCTATGTTAATGGTTGATATGGCTCATATTGCAGGATTAGTTGCTGCTGGAGTTCACCCTAACCCAATGGAATATGCTGATATTGTAACAACTACAACTCACAAAACTTTAAGAGGATCACGTGGTGGAGTTATTTTGTGTAAAGAACAATATGCTAAAAAAGTTGACTCAGCAGTTTTCCCTGGATCACAAGGTGGACCGTTAGAAAATCAAATTGCTGGAAAAACTCAAGCATTCTTAGAAGCATCAACTCCTGAATTTGTTGAGTATGCAAAACAAATCGTTGCTAATACAAGAGCATTTGCTAATGAATTACAAAATCAAGGATTTAGATTAGTTGCTGGTGGATCAGACAATCACTTAATAACAATCGATGTTAAATCAACTATTGGAATTACAGGAAAAGTAGCAGAAAAAACTCTTGAAAAAATTGGAATCGTTGCAAATAAAAACATGATTCCATTTGATCAAGAAAAACCATTCTATACTTCAGGAGTTAGATTTGGAACACCTGCAATGACAACAAGAGGATTTAAAGAAGTCACATTTATAAAAGTTGCACAAATTATAGGTAGCGCTTTAAAAGATAGATCAGAAGAAAACTTAGAACAATTATCTAAACAAGTAACAGAAATTTGTAAACAATTCCCTATATATCAAAACATAGAATATTAA
- a CDS encoding adenylosuccinate synthase → MKKKYKSLVVVGSQWGDEGKGKITDYFAQKADAVVRFAGGDNAGHMIEFNNKRHKVTIVPSGVFNADVKNIIGNGTVVNLKNLVAEMKRLNEAGIDTKNVYISDRAHLIFEWHTLLDELQEEARKENKIGTTKRGIGPTYSDKAARYGIRICDILQPNFKALLEENIDYHNEIITKVYNHEPLKLEPIYNELMSNFEVIKNNIIDSGYEVANLIEDDKFVLFEGAQGVLLDIDHGTYPFVTSSNCSANNASIGVGVHAKHINKVVGIVKAYNTRVGSGGMPTEIIGELANKLRERGREYGSNTGKPRRIGWLDLVALKYAIRVGGIDELFLTLFDVLDTEEKIKICTAYELDGKIIHSMPANDLDLKRCKPIYEEVDGWNEDITKVTSFDQLPINAQKYMKKIEEIVKTPFLGFSVGPDRKQTILIKGEFDD, encoded by the coding sequence ATGAAGAAAAAATACAAGTCGCTTGTTGTTGTAGGTAGTCAATGAGGTGACGAAGGAAAAGGTAAAATAACTGACTATTTTGCTCAAAAAGCAGATGCTGTAGTTAGATTTGCTGGTGGTGATAATGCTGGTCACATGATTGAATTTAATAATAAAAGACATAAAGTAACTATTGTACCTTCAGGAGTATTTAATGCTGATGTTAAAAACATTATAGGTAATGGTACAGTTGTTAATTTAAAAAACTTAGTTGCTGAAATGAAAAGATTAAATGAAGCTGGAATAGATACTAAAAACGTTTATATTTCAGATAGAGCACATTTAATTTTTGAGTGACACACTTTATTAGATGAACTTCAAGAAGAAGCTAGAAAAGAAAATAAAATAGGAACAACTAAACGTGGTATCGGTCCTACTTATTCAGATAAAGCTGCTCGTTATGGTATTAGAATTTGCGATATTTTACAACCAAACTTTAAAGCTTTATTAGAAGAAAACATAGATTATCATAATGAAATTATTACTAAAGTTTATAATCACGAACCATTAAAATTAGAACCAATTTATAATGAATTAATGAGTAATTTTGAAGTAATTAAAAATAATATTATAGATTCAGGTTATGAAGTTGCTAACTTAATTGAAGATGATAAATTTGTTTTATTTGAAGGAGCACAAGGTGTTTTATTAGATATTGATCACGGAACTTATCCTTTTGTAACTTCATCAAACTGTTCAGCAAACAATGCTTCAATTGGAGTAGGAGTTCACGCAAAACATATTAATAAAGTTGTTGGAATTGTTAAAGCATATAATACTAGAGTTGGATCAGGTGGTATGCCAACCGAAATAATAGGTGAATTAGCTAACAAATTAAGAGAACGTGGCAGAGAATATGGATCAAACACAGGAAAACCACGCAGAATAGGTTGATTAGATTTAGTTGCATTAAAATATGCAATTAGAGTTGGTGGAATTGATGAATTATTCTTAACATTATTTGATGTTTTAGATACTGAAGAAAAAATTAAAATTTGTACAGCTTATGAATTAGATGGAAAAATTATTCATTCAATGCCAGCAAATGATTTAGATCTAAAAAGATGTAAACCAATTTATGAAGAAGTTGATGGATGAAATGAAGATATTACTAAAGTTACTTCATTTGACCAACTTCCAATTAATGCTCAAAAATACATGAAAAAAATTGAAGAAATTGTAAAAACTCCATTCTTAGGATTCTCAGTTGGACCAGATCGTAAGCAAACAATTTTAATTAAAGGTGAATTTGATGATTAA
- the rpoC gene encoding DNA-directed RNA polymerase subunit beta', producing MENIKNKKSIKIELANPDTIRSWSHGEVTKPETINYKTLKAEKDGLFDERIFGPTKNYECSCGRYKKANPMNKGKKCEKCGVELTEAIVRRERMGHIELEEPVTHIWMLKVAPYRIAALLDLKVKELEEVVYFVSHIVLEAGDSKHFTEKEVLDLGSTKINKTREKLRETILEVINIINDPEHRDTRKANRLLEELNNTSVPFSIDEATTLIGKYTGAKFGIGARAVEYLLKKIDLEKESKAIKAELSNLKKSPNDRSKLMKRLETLDSLRRSNQRPEWMVMRVIPVIPPDIRPIIQLDGGRFTTSEINDLYRRIIIRNERLKKVKEMGAPSIIVNNEKRMLQEAVDALLDNERKPKPVQGKNKRPLKSLTSVLKGKQGRFRQNLLGKRVDYSARSVIAIGPDLKMYQAGLPREMAITLFKPFVIQWLQEHEYAENVKVAEKMVLQNDPKVWEALEQVIKERPVLLNRAPTLHRLGIQAFEPKLVKGKAIRLHPLVTTAFNADFDGDQMAVHVPITKEAIAESRALMLGSNAILGPKDGKAIVTPGQDIILGNYYVTTEEKDAKGQGMMFASIQEAFTAYKNEQVSLNALIGIPLSALPEEKFSNKEQRQNSYLLTTVGKLYFNEIFDKAFPWINSNSIWNAEEVLPEFIYDFNQNINDVINNVEIQQPIKKKELSIIIERYFQTYGARKTAEMLDKMKDLGFHFSTKSGTTISAGDVVAFTHKYDEFKEADAKVEQITEYYNMGMLTASEKKRRIIEVWSTIKDNIQNELSTVLRKDVKNPIFVMVDSGARGNVSNFTQLVGMRGLMNDTKGDIKEIPIKSSFREGLTVSEYFVSTHGARKGMADIALKTADSGYLTRRLVDVSQEIVVVNEDCEPTKGFEVSAIIDTKHDNVIVPLKDRLDGRFAFADIYDNNNNLIVAANTMIDKNIAEKIVKAGITTVLIRSVLTCDNTRGVCQRCYGRNLATASLVKVGEPVGVVAAQSIGEPGTQLTMRNFHTGGVAGNADITQGLPRIKELLDVTTPKGSVAIISEIDGIVSNIEDHNGIYVINIVGENDTIRRYKTDFNSILRVENGEHVHVGQKLTEGAIDLHQLLEVGGIQDVQNYILKEVQKVYRLQGIEISDKYIEIIIKQMLNKVKITDSGDSDLLPGEIVTIQNWKQAVQKCIINGQRPPLSVAQIFGIKKAPLESESWLSSASFQDTARVLTKAIIKGKEDKLQGLKENIMLGNLIPAGTGLTGTSEIEKLAEEYHNNEY from the coding sequence ATGGAAAACATAAAAAACAAAAAATCTATTAAGATTGAATTAGCAAACCCTGATACTATCCGTTCTTGATCACACGGAGAAGTTACTAAACCAGAAACTATCAACTATAAAACATTAAAAGCTGAAAAAGATGGATTATTTGATGAAAGAATTTTTGGTCCAACTAAAAACTATGAATGTTCATGTGGTAGATACAAAAAAGCAAACCCTATGAATAAAGGTAAAAAATGTGAGAAATGTGGTGTTGAACTAACTGAAGCGATCGTAAGACGTGAAAGAATGGGACACATCGAATTAGAAGAACCAGTAACTCACATTTGAATGTTAAAAGTTGCACCATACAGAATTGCTGCTTTATTAGATCTAAAAGTTAAAGAATTAGAAGAAGTAGTATACTTTGTTTCACACATAGTTTTAGAAGCTGGAGATTCAAAACACTTTACTGAAAAAGAAGTTTTAGATCTAGGTTCAACTAAAATTAATAAAACACGTGAAAAATTACGTGAAACAATTTTAGAAGTTATTAACATAATCAATGATCCAGAACACCGTGACACTAGAAAAGCTAATAGATTATTAGAAGAATTAAATAATACTAGCGTTCCATTTTCTATTGACGAAGCAACTACTTTAATTGGTAAGTATACAGGTGCTAAATTCGGTATTGGAGCAAGAGCTGTTGAATATCTATTGAAAAAAATAGATTTAGAAAAAGAAAGCAAAGCTATTAAAGCTGAACTATCTAACCTTAAAAAATCTCCAAATGACAGATCTAAATTAATGAAACGTTTAGAAACTCTTGATTCTTTAAGACGTTCAAACCAAAGACCAGAATGAATGGTTATGAGAGTAATTCCAGTTATTCCACCAGACATTCGTCCTATTATTCAATTAGATGGTGGTAGATTCACTACTTCTGAAATTAATGATCTATACAGAAGAATTATCATCAGAAATGAAAGACTTAAAAAAGTTAAAGAAATGGGAGCACCATCAATTATTGTTAACAACGAAAAACGTATGTTACAAGAAGCTGTTGATGCCTTATTAGATAACGAACGTAAACCAAAACCAGTTCAAGGTAAAAATAAACGTCCTTTAAAATCATTAACAAGTGTTTTAAAAGGAAAACAAGGTCGTTTCAGACAAAACCTATTAGGAAAACGTGTTGATTACTCTGCTCGTTCAGTTATTGCAATTGGACCAGATCTAAAAATGTATCAAGCAGGATTACCACGTGAAATGGCTATTACATTATTTAAACCATTTGTAATTCAATGACTACAAGAACATGAATATGCAGAAAACGTTAAAGTTGCTGAAAAAATGGTATTACAAAATGACCCTAAAGTTTGAGAAGCTTTAGAACAAGTTATTAAAGAAAGACCAGTTCTTTTAAACCGTGCTCCTACTTTACACCGTTTAGGAATTCAAGCATTCGAACCTAAATTAGTTAAAGGAAAAGCAATCCGTCTACACCCACTAGTTACAACTGCATTTAACGCCGACTTCGATGGGGATCAAATGGCTGTTCACGTTCCTATTACAAAAGAAGCTATTGCTGAATCAAGAGCTTTAATGTTAGGATCAAATGCGATTCTAGGACCTAAAGATGGAAAAGCGATTGTTACTCCAGGTCAAGATATCATTTTAGGAAACTACTATGTAACAACTGAAGAAAAAGATGCTAAAGGTCAAGGTATGATGTTTGCATCTATTCAAGAAGCATTTACAGCTTACAAAAACGAACAAGTTTCATTAAATGCATTAATTGGTATACCACTATCAGCACTTCCAGAAGAAAAATTTAGCAATAAAGAGCAAAGACAAAATTCATACTTATTAACAACAGTTGGTAAATTATACTTTAATGAAATCTTTGATAAAGCTTTCCCATGAATTAACTCAAACAGTATTTGAAATGCTGAAGAAGTATTACCTGAGTTTATTTATGATTTCAACCAAAACATTAATGATGTAATTAATAATGTTGAAATTCAACAACCAATTAAGAAAAAAGAATTATCAATCATTATTGAAAGATACTTCCAAACTTATGGAGCAAGAAAAACAGCTGAAATGCTAGATAAAATGAAAGATCTAGGATTCCACTTCTCAACAAAATCAGGAACTACTATTTCTGCTGGTGACGTTGTTGCCTTTACTCACAAATACGATGAATTCAAAGAAGCTGATGCTAAAGTTGAACAAATTACTGAATACTACAACATGGGTATGTTAACTGCTAGTGAGAAAAAACGTAGAATCATTGAAGTTTGATCAACAATTAAAGATAATATCCAAAACGAATTATCAACAGTATTACGTAAAGATGTAAAAAACCCAATCTTTGTAATGGTGGATTCAGGAGCCCGTGGTAATGTATCTAACTTCACTCAGTTAGTAGGTATGCGTGGATTGATGAACGATACTAAAGGAGATATTAAAGAAATCCCTATTAAATCATCATTCCGTGAAGGATTAACTGTGTCTGAATACTTCGTTTCAACGCACGGAGCTAGAAAAGGTATGGCCGATATTGCCTTAAAAACTGCCGATTCAGGATATCTAACAAGAAGATTAGTTGACGTTTCACAAGAAATTGTTGTTGTAAATGAAGACTGTGAACCAACTAAAGGATTTGAAGTATCAGCAATTATTGATACAAAACACGATAATGTTATCGTTCCATTAAAAGACAGATTAGATGGTCGTTTTGCATTTGCTGATATTTATGATAACAATAACAATTTAATTGTTGCTGCTAATACAATGATCGATAAAAACATTGCTGAAAAAATTGTTAAAGCAGGAATTACAACTGTATTAATCCGTTCAGTATTAACTTGTGATAATACACGTGGTGTATGTCAAAGATGTTATGGACGTAACTTAGCAACTGCTTCATTAGTAAAAGTTGGAGAACCTGTTGGAGTTGTTGCTGCACAATCTATCGGAGAACCAGGAACTCAGCTTACTATGCGTAACTTCCATACCGGAGGGGTTGCTGGTAATGCTGATATTACTCAAGGGTTACCTCGTATTAAAGAATTACTTGACGTTACAACACCAAAAGGATCAGTTGCAATTATTTCAGAAATAGATGGAATAGTATCAAACATTGAAGATCACAATGGAATTTATGTAATAAACATTGTTGGTGAAAACGATACAATCAGAAGATACAAAACTGATTTCAACTCAATTCTTCGTGTTGAAAATGGTGAACATGTTCATGTAGGTCAAAAATTAACTGAAGGAGCTATTGATTTACATCAATTATTAGAAGTTGGTGGAATTCAAGATGTTCAAAACTACATTCTAAAAGAAGTTCAAAAAGTTTATCGTTTACAAGGTATTGAAATTTCAGATAAATACATCGAAATCATTATTAAACAAATGTTAAACAAAGTAAAAATTACTGACAGTGGTGATTCAGACTTATTACCAGGTGAAATTGTTACAATTCAAAATTGAAAACAAGCTGTGCAAAAATGTATTATTAATGGACAAAGACCTCCATTATCAGTTGCTCAAATCTTTGGTATTAAAAAAGCACCATTAGAATCAGAATCATGATTATCTTCAGCATCATTCCAAGATACAGCTAGAGTGTTAACAAAAGCTATTATCAAAGGAAAAGAAGATAAACTACAAGGATTAAAAGAAAACATTATGTTAGGAAACTTAATCCCTGCTGGTACTGGTTTAACAGGAACAAGTGAAATTGAAAAATTAGCTGAAGAATACCACAACAACGAGTATTAA